One window of Deltaproteobacteria bacterium genomic DNA carries:
- the sat gene encoding sulfate adenylyltransferase produces MSHTIEPYGGELKENYLLGDQREHFLELFPSLPEIVVPKRIIFDLELLANGGYSPLDGFMTEKMYTSVVDDRHLPSGLPWTIPIVLPIPGSDRDRLRNKKLAALVSESGKAMGSVTIDDIFKYDREKESLSVYRTKDTAHPGVSALYSFEDYYLGGRVRVLPESVSTEFADFRLTPRLTREAFRKKGWKNVVGFQTRNPIHRAHEYIQKVALEVCDGILLHPVVGETRKEDIPADVRIVCYRTLIENYFPKGRILLSVLPLSMRYAGPSEAIHHAIIRRNYGCSHFIVGRDHAGAGDYYGTYDAQKIFDEFDPNALGIVPLFFEHTFFCRRCDGMASLKSCPHSDKDRVILSGTKVREMLGKGEVPPPEFTREEVARILIDSYARR; encoded by the coding sequence ATGAGCCATACCATAGAGCCATACGGCGGTGAACTCAAGGAAAATTACCTTCTTGGTGACCAACGAGAGCACTTTTTAGAACTTTTTCCTTCCCTTCCGGAGATAGTTGTTCCGAAACGGATCATCTTCGACCTCGAACTGCTCGCAAACGGAGGTTATTCCCCTCTGGATGGCTTCATGACGGAGAAGATGTACACGTCCGTGGTGGATGATCGGCATCTTCCTTCCGGTCTCCCCTGGACTATCCCTATCGTCCTTCCCATTCCCGGGAGTGACAGGGACCGCTTGAGGAACAAGAAACTGGCGGCGCTGGTATCGGAATCGGGAAAAGCTATGGGGTCTGTCACCATAGACGATATATTTAAATATGATAGGGAAAAGGAATCACTGTCCGTTTACAGGACGAAAGACACGGCTCACCCGGGAGTATCGGCTCTTTACTCTTTCGAAGATTATTACCTTGGCGGCAGGGTACGCGTATTACCCGAATCCGTTTCAACCGAGTTCGCCGATTTCAGGTTGACACCCCGGCTGACGAGGGAGGCCTTTCGGAAGAAAGGTTGGAAAAACGTTGTCGGTTTCCAGACGAGAAACCCCATCCACCGGGCACATGAATACATCCAGAAGGTCGCTCTCGAGGTCTGCGACGGAATCCTGCTCCATCCGGTTGTTGGTGAGACGAGAAAAGAGGATATTCCGGCAGACGTGAGGATCGTTTGCTACCGCACTCTGATAGAGAACTACTTCCCAAAGGGCAGGATCCTCCTTTCGGTCCTTCCTCTCTCCATGAGATATGCGGGGCCAAGTGAGGCGATCCACCATGCCATTATCCGGAGAAACTACGGATGCAGCCACTTCATTGTGGGGAGGGATCATGCAGGAGCGGGAGATTATTACGGTACCTACGATGCTCAGAAGATATTCGATGAATTCGATCCGAATGCACTGGGAATCGTTCCCCTCTTCTTCGAGCACACCTTTTTCTGCAGGAGGTGCGACGGGATGGCATCGCTCAAGAGCTGTCCTCATTCTGATAAGGACAGGGTTATCCTTTCGGGAACGAAGGTCAGAGAAATGCTCGGGAAGGGTGAGGTCCCTCCTCCGGAGTTCACCCGGGAGGAAGTGGCCAGGATCCTGATCGATTCCTACGCGAGGAGATGA
- a CDS encoding TSUP family transporter — protein sequence MDIHILITGFVVGTLIGLTGMGGGTIMSPILIFFMGIKPSIAVGTDLIFAATTKTLGATAHHRHRTVDYRIVKILLSGSLPGALAGMGILHVMKSYEYLNVDFVMKRTLSLMIIFVAGFILFRLFFAGDPSDCLTEKRCRRYDRKGFLVIVGFIVGVLVSITSVGSGTLIIFIFSTFYRFCPRQMVGTDIMHGLVLTGFAGILHAGIGHLDFPLLINLLAGSLPGVYLGSLLCLRIPEKALKFILAGSLIAVGLKLF from the coding sequence ATGGACATTCACATTTTGATAACGGGATTCGTCGTTGGGACGCTCATCGGCCTGACCGGGATGGGAGGGGGTACGATAATGAGCCCCATCCTCATTTTCTTCATGGGAATTAAGCCTTCTATCGCCGTCGGCACGGACCTGATCTTCGCGGCAACTACGAAAACCCTGGGAGCCACGGCACATCACCGGCACAGGACAGTGGATTACCGCATTGTGAAGATACTTCTGTCCGGGTCCCTTCCCGGGGCTCTGGCGGGCATGGGGATACTGCACGTCATGAAGAGTTACGAGTATCTGAATGTCGATTTCGTCATGAAAAGAACCCTCTCCCTGATGATCATTTTCGTCGCTGGCTTCATACTTTTCCGGTTGTTTTTCGCAGGCGACCCATCGGATTGTCTAACGGAAAAACGGTGCAGGAGGTACGATAGAAAGGGATTTCTCGTTATTGTCGGATTCATCGTGGGAGTGCTCGTCTCCATAACGTCCGTGGGGTCCGGGACCCTCATTATTTTCATTTTTTCCACCTTTTACCGCTTCTGCCCGAGGCAGATGGTGGGAACAGATATCATGCACGGGCTCGTTCTCACGGGTTTCGCAGGAATCCTCCACGCTGGCATAGGCCATCTCGACTTCCCCCTGCTTATCAACCTTCTCGCCGGATCCCTTCCGGGAGTGTACCTGGGAAGCCTCCTCTGCCTGCGGATCCCCGAAAAGGCCCTCAAGTTTATTCTGGCAGGGAGCCTCATCGCAGTTGGACTGAAACTTTTCTAG
- the cobA gene encoding uroporphyrinogen-III C-methyltransferase, whose translation MELTYLPVGLALKGKEVLIVGGGSVAEQKVKKALASGAKVTVLSPRVSREIKKREDEGSIRVARKGFSPGSTLISADLVVAATSSRDINASVSEACRRAGVPVNVVDDPSLSDFIFLAVSSFDGFFLAVSSDGRNPGVSARIREFFDENREEIQKRVVRGKRYTAEKNGLGKVYLAGAGPGAPDLLTVRALAAIKSADVIIKDYLVPGEVIGYSGTRAKVISLDRKGVAGHSVRIDRQDYVNRLMVRLARSGKVVVRLKSGDPFVFGRGGEEMEYLESRGVTVEVIPGITAAIGAAAEAGIPLTHRDYSSSVLFITGKENPGKGECSVDLKCLPAGATVVSYMSVANVQALKDKFLRDGVPEGTPAAIVEKASWPDQRVIHTTVGKIDEAVRDRGVTAPALIIAGNAVAVSSRIMNRKGETVTPVFGQDTG comes from the coding sequence ATGGAACTTACCTATTTGCCAGTCGGCCTCGCCCTCAAGGGAAAAGAGGTCCTGATCGTGGGGGGCGGAAGCGTCGCGGAGCAAAAGGTGAAAAAAGCGCTGGCTTCCGGCGCGAAGGTGACCGTTCTGTCCCCAAGGGTTTCCAGGGAGATAAAAAAACGCGAAGATGAGGGGAGCATAAGGGTTGCGCGGAAGGGGTTCTCGCCCGGCAGCACCCTGATTTCGGCAGATCTCGTGGTGGCAGCCACGTCTTCGAGGGATATCAACGCTTCAGTATCGGAGGCCTGCAGAAGAGCGGGTGTCCCGGTGAACGTGGTAGATGACCCGTCTCTCTCAGACTTTATCTTTCTCGCCGTCTCTTCCTTCGACGGCTTCTTCCTGGCTGTATCATCGGATGGCAGGAACCCGGGAGTCTCGGCCAGGATACGGGAGTTCTTTGATGAGAACAGGGAGGAGATTCAGAAGAGGGTTGTGCGGGGGAAGCGGTACACAGCAGAAAAGAATGGCCTGGGAAAAGTGTACCTCGCGGGAGCGGGTCCCGGCGCGCCCGACCTCTTGACCGTCAGGGCGCTTGCTGCGATCAAGTCCGCTGACGTTATCATAAAGGATTACCTGGTGCCCGGGGAAGTAATCGGGTATTCCGGTACACGAGCGAAGGTCATATCACTCGACAGGAAAGGGGTGGCGGGACATTCGGTGAGGATCGACCGGCAGGATTACGTGAACCGTCTCATGGTCCGTCTGGCAAGGAGCGGCAAGGTGGTGGTGAGGCTCAAAAGCGGTGATCCCTTTGTGTTCGGAAGAGGGGGTGAGGAGATGGAGTATCTCGAGAGCAGGGGTGTAACTGTGGAGGTCATCCCCGGTATTACCGCTGCCATAGGCGCCGCAGCAGAAGCCGGAATTCCCCTTACTCACCGGGACTACTCCTCGTCGGTCCTCTTCATCACGGGGAAGGAAAACCCCGGCAAAGGGGAATGTTCGGTGGACCTGAAATGCCTGCCGGCGGGTGCTACGGTGGTTTCCTACATGTCAGTGGCAAACGTGCAGGCATTGAAAGATAAGTTCTTACGGGATGGTGTACCGGAAGGGACCCCCGCGGCCATCGTGGAGAAAGCATCGTGGCCCGACCAGAGGGTAATTCACACTACCGTCGGCAAGATCGACGAGGCGGTGAGAGATCGGGGGGTAACCGCTCCGGCACTCATCATCGCGGGGAATGCAGTCGCCGTTTCCTCCAGGATAATGAACAGGAAAGGGGAGACGGTCACTCCCGTATTCGGCCAGGATACCGGATAA
- a CDS encoding pyridoxal-phosphate dependent enzyme, with translation MKNTLRVYESIQDLVGSPEEPTPLVRLNRVRGSRGQIFLKLEWLNPFGSIKDRTAKYLLQGLKDRGLLAGKEIVEPTSGNTGIALVAMANLLGIPCTITIPSGVPEEKITILRVLGANVLPTPDDLCPVDHPKDGAIALAKSFVESPRTKDAFIMPNQYENPDNVKAHYETTGPEIWKQTEGRVTHFFAGYGTCGTITGVAKYLKEKNPAVKVIAIEPQKGHKLPGLKSFEESKKPGILDESLIDDSLVVEDGPAYETTMDLIRKESLLVGPSTGAIIRAAIDFGLDEGAVAVAVSPDNIFKYGSYFAEVVKEEAAVSL, from the coding sequence ATGAAAAATACATTGAGGGTATACGAAAGCATACAGGACCTCGTGGGTTCCCCCGAAGAACCCACGCCATTGGTGCGGCTGAACCGGGTAAGGGGGAGCAGGGGTCAGATATTTCTGAAGCTCGAATGGCTGAACCCTTTCGGATCGATCAAGGACAGGACGGCGAAGTACCTCCTCCAGGGTCTGAAAGACAGGGGCCTTCTTGCGGGAAAGGAGATCGTGGAACCCACATCGGGGAACACGGGAATAGCCCTCGTTGCAATGGCCAACCTCCTGGGCATACCATGCACCATTACCATTCCTTCCGGGGTTCCCGAGGAGAAGATTACTATACTGAGGGTGCTGGGTGCAAATGTACTACCCACACCGGATGACCTGTGTCCAGTAGATCATCCAAAAGACGGCGCCATCGCACTGGCGAAATCGTTCGTAGAGAGCCCGAGGACGAAAGATGCGTTCATCATGCCAAACCAGTATGAAAACCCCGATAATGTGAAAGCCCATTACGAGACCACCGGCCCCGAGATTTGGAAGCAGACGGAAGGGAGGGTGACCCACTTCTTCGCCGGATACGGGACCTGCGGGACGATCACGGGGGTAGCCAAGTACCTGAAGGAGAAGAACCCTGCGGTGAAAGTGATCGCCATCGAACCCCAGAAGGGGCACAAACTACCGGGACTCAAGAGTTTCGAAGAATCGAAAAAACCGGGGATCCTGGACGAATCCCTGATCGACGATTCCCTTGTAGTAGAAGATGGCCCGGCATACGAAACGACGATGGACCTCATCCGAAAGGAGAGCCTCCTTGTTGGACCTTCTACGGGAGCCATCATCAGGGCCGCGATCGATTTCGGGCTCGATGAGGGAGCCGTAGCCGTCGCGGTGTCACCGGATAACATCTTCAAATACGGCTCCTACTTTGCTGAGGTGGTAAAGGAGGAGGCGGCGGTCAGCCTTTGA
- a CDS encoding 4Fe-4S dicluster domain-containing protein, with the protein MKEADYKELKKGGMMRQAEKGKFSVRLRLAGGRLTAEAMGVVKDVADRYGRGEIHLTARQGIEIPFISQDDLFKVKSELAAGGVEVGVCGPTVRTVTACQGSKVCPLGVLDASGLASEVDRLFYGKPVPTKFKVGISGCVNNCLKAEENDIGIKGGIEPCWNRDLCTYCGVCEAVCPADAIRVREEEGRVHIDLGKCIYCGDCIKACPFRAMQESRRGFFVFAGGKFGRFPSLGKKMGGFFTGDSAVISIVRESIEFFKSFGKPKDRFGTTIQRVGFKEYEKYVLDALKEEMGEKAARHHR; encoded by the coding sequence ATGAAAGAAGCGGATTACAAAGAGCTGAAAAAAGGCGGCATGATGAGACAGGCCGAGAAGGGAAAGTTCTCGGTAAGACTGCGTTTGGCAGGTGGAAGGCTCACCGCTGAGGCGATGGGTGTTGTGAAGGATGTGGCGGACAGGTACGGGAGAGGAGAGATTCACCTGACCGCGAGGCAGGGGATCGAGATTCCCTTCATTTCTCAGGATGACCTCTTCAAGGTGAAGAGCGAACTCGCTGCCGGGGGCGTAGAAGTCGGTGTGTGCGGCCCCACGGTGAGGACGGTTACCGCCTGCCAGGGAAGCAAAGTCTGTCCCCTCGGTGTGCTCGATGCCTCCGGACTTGCCAGCGAAGTCGACAGGCTCTTTTACGGGAAGCCTGTACCCACCAAGTTTAAGGTCGGAATCTCCGGATGCGTGAACAACTGCCTGAAGGCTGAGGAGAATGACATTGGTATAAAGGGCGGTATCGAGCCATGCTGGAACAGGGACCTCTGCACGTACTGCGGGGTCTGTGAGGCTGTGTGTCCCGCCGATGCGATAAGAGTCAGAGAGGAAGAAGGCAGGGTTCATATCGATCTGGGAAAGTGCATTTACTGCGGCGATTGTATCAAAGCGTGCCCTTTTCGTGCGATGCAGGAGTCGCGCAGGGGATTTTTCGTGTTTGCAGGAGGAAAGTTCGGCAGGTTCCCGTCTTTAGGGAAAAAGATGGGGGGATTCTTTACCGGTGATTCCGCGGTCATCAGCATCGTTCGCGAATCGATAGAATTCTTTAAAAGCTTCGGGAAACCAAAGGATAGGTTCGGAACTACCATTCAAAGGGTTGGATTCAAGGAATATGAAAAATATGTGCTCGATGCTCTAAAGGAGGAGATGGGTGAAAAAGCTGCTCGACATCACAGGTGA
- a CDS encoding sulfurtransferase TusA family protein has translation MTFVRVKMEMENVKEGEVLEVVLKEDEIKNVMESVKTEGYEVLNVERGDSIFRLLLAR, from the coding sequence ATGACCTTTGTGCGTGTAAAAATGGAAATGGAGAACGTCAAAGAGGGAGAGGTGCTTGAGGTTGTTTTGAAAGAAGATGAGATAAAAAACGTGATGGAATCTGTAAAGACGGAAGGATACGAGGTCCTGAATGTGGAAAGGGGGGATAGTATCTTCCGTCTGTTGCTCGCTCGTTGA
- a CDS encoding sigma-70 family RNA polymerase sigma factor, producing MADRELDFQSVYDSFHPRINRYLTRLVGQSEADDLTQEVFVKVSRGLSDFRGDAKLSTWVYRIATNVAMDRLRSMSAGPAISKTSVSEEGKAFEDRDLWTGEKKPSMDRQMIREEMSECVHEFIDRLPESYRAVVLLSEVEGLKNREIAEVLGISLDTVKIRLHRGRSKLKEELESGCSFDRDEKDVLVCDRKEPTEESS from the coding sequence ATGGCCGACAGAGAATTGGATTTCCAGTCCGTCTACGATTCCTTCCATCCCAGGATTAATCGATACCTTACGCGGTTGGTTGGCCAGAGTGAGGCCGACGATTTAACCCAGGAAGTGTTCGTGAAGGTGAGCAGAGGTCTTTCGGATTTTCGGGGAGACGCCAAGCTCTCCACGTGGGTCTACCGCATCGCGACGAACGTCGCTATGGACCGGCTGCGGAGTATGTCTGCCGGACCGGCGATATCGAAGACGTCAGTTTCAGAGGAGGGGAAGGCCTTCGAAGACAGGGATCTGTGGACGGGGGAGAAGAAACCATCCATGGATCGCCAGATGATTCGTGAGGAGATGAGCGAGTGTGTGCACGAATTCATAGACAGGCTTCCGGAGAGCTATCGTGCCGTGGTCTTATTGAGTGAGGTGGAAGGTTTGAAAAACCGGGAGATAGCCGAGGTGCTGGGAATCAGTCTCGATACCGTGAAGATCAGGCTGCACCGCGGCAGGTCGAAGCTGAAGGAAGAGCTCGAGTCCGGGTGCAGCTTTGACCGTGATGAAAAGGACGTACTGGTCTGTGATCGAAAAGAGCCAACCGAGGAATCCAGCTAA
- a CDS encoding response regulator — protein MLADIDQKGRILVVDDEPDVLESLSSILTIHGFSVEASLDGYDAMEKLTMNNIEAVITDINMPGISGLDLLDMIHEYNPELPVLLITGYADLDNAITAIKRKAFDFIQKPYKPEDLIDALEKALKYHRNVESEKRYRGELEETVRERTRRLTEVLTTLKNASREMVQTLASIAEYRDTYTGDHIRRIGLYSRRIAEALGMPEEFVETITFASTLHDIGKVGIPDDILLKPGPLTPGEFGIIQSHTTIGAKMLSQATYPGIDLAASIALNHHERWDGSGYPRKLKGEKIPSGSRIVMLADQYDALRSRRPYKEPFDHDTAFKMIVEGNSRSIPEHFDPDVLTAFEKVSRDFEIIFETHQSSIVQ, from the coding sequence ATGCTAGCTGATATTGACCAGAAAGGAAGGATACTCGTCGTTGACGACGAACCGGATGTGCTCGAGTCATTATCATCCATTCTCACCATACATGGTTTTTCCGTTGAGGCAAGTTTGGATGGATATGATGCGATGGAAAAACTGACAATGAACAACATCGAGGCAGTGATCACCGATATAAACATGCCCGGTATTTCGGGATTGGATCTTTTAGATATGATCCATGAATACAATCCCGAGCTTCCCGTGCTGCTCATCACGGGTTATGCCGACCTGGATAACGCAATCACCGCAATCAAAAGAAAAGCATTCGATTTTATCCAGAAACCCTACAAACCGGAAGACCTCATCGATGCTCTGGAAAAAGCCCTTAAATATCACCGCAATGTCGAATCAGAGAAGCGCTATCGGGGCGAACTCGAGGAGACAGTCCGGGAAAGAACCCGCAGACTGACAGAGGTATTAACGACCCTTAAAAATGCCAGTCGAGAGATGGTTCAGACACTTGCCTCGATTGCCGAATACCGGGATACCTATACGGGAGACCATATCCGGAGAATTGGCCTTTATTCCAGGAGAATTGCGGAAGCTTTGGGGATGCCTGAGGAATTTGTTGAAACTATCACCTTCGCAAGTACTCTACACGACATCGGAAAGGTGGGAATTCCGGATGATATACTCCTTAAGCCGGGCCCCCTGACTCCGGGAGAATTTGGCATAATCCAATCGCATACAACGATAGGCGCAAAGATGCTGTCGCAGGCGACATACCCTGGTATAGACCTGGCGGCTTCGATTGCATTAAACCATCACGAGAGATGGGACGGCTCCGGGTATCCTAGGAAGTTGAAAGGTGAAAAGATCCCCTCCGGGAGTAGGATCGTTATGCTTGCCGATCAATACGATGCACTGAGAAGCAGGCGACCTTATAAAGAACCCTTTGATCATGATACAGCGTTTAAAATGATAGTGGAAGGTAACAGTAGAAGTATCCCTGAGCATTTCGATCCGGATGTTCTTACCGCTTTTGAAAAGGTTTCCCGGGATTTTGAGATAATTTTTGAGACCCACCAATCAAGCATTGTGCAATAG
- a CDS encoding FAD-binding protein has product MSGLKVTRLTGEETVLEERAVEEFKSRLRGKLLCPGDDGYDEARKIWNAMIDRRPSLIVRCAGTADVIASVNFARENSILTAVRGGGHNVSGNAICDGGLVIDLSGMKSVRVDPQTFTARVEPGVRLGELDHEAQTFGLVVPAGIVTDTGVAGLTLGGGLGWLHRAWGLTIDNLISADIVTASGKLLKASKEENDDLFWAIRGGGGNFGVVTSFEFRCRQFGPTALAGIVMHPIDRARELLAFYREFTASAPDEVTAFALVRIAPPAPFVPKEFHGTPIAAMIACYAGPPDEGTEVLRPIKEWGEPIADVLIPKPFVVHQAMFDAGQPPGGYYYWKSHYFNELSDEALDTIVKRGAAITSPMSILATVHLGGAVSRVGENSTAYPNRQAPYVMNVNGSWADPSTTETNIAWVRGTWDALAPYATGARFANFEAEDQAMAIYGEEKYKRLVEIKNKYDPQNLFRLNQNIKPTV; this is encoded by the coding sequence ATGTCAGGCTTAAAAGTTACCCGGTTAACGGGAGAAGAAACTGTCCTCGAAGAAAGAGCGGTGGAAGAATTCAAATCACGTTTACGCGGCAAATTGCTCTGCCCGGGAGACGACGGTTACGATGAGGCCCGCAAAATATGGAACGCCATGATCGATCGCCGGCCTTCACTCATCGTCCGCTGTGCCGGCACTGCCGATGTGATCGCTTCTGTCAACTTCGCCAGAGAGAACAGTATTCTCACCGCCGTGCGGGGAGGGGGGCACAACGTATCGGGCAATGCGATATGCGACGGCGGACTGGTCATCGACCTCTCCGGGATGAAGTCGGTCCGGGTTGACCCACAGACATTTACCGCCCGGGTTGAACCAGGCGTCAGGCTCGGGGAGCTCGACCACGAGGCTCAAACCTTCGGACTCGTCGTTCCGGCAGGAATCGTCACCGACACGGGAGTTGCGGGTCTCACCCTCGGCGGCGGTCTCGGCTGGCTTCATCGAGCCTGGGGGCTTACCATCGATAACCTTATCTCGGCCGATATCGTAACTGCCAGCGGGAAGCTCCTGAAGGCCAGCAAGGAGGAGAACGACGATCTGTTCTGGGCGATCCGCGGGGGAGGCGGGAACTTCGGCGTCGTCACTTCATTCGAGTTCCGATGCCGGCAGTTCGGTCCCACGGCACTGGCGGGAATCGTCATGCACCCCATAGACCGTGCCAGGGAGCTGCTTGCTTTTTACCGCGAGTTCACGGCGTCGGCACCGGACGAGGTCACCGCCTTTGCCCTGGTGCGGATTGCCCCGCCTGCGCCATTTGTCCCCAAAGAGTTCCACGGTACCCCCATTGCAGCGATGATTGCCTGCTACGCGGGCCCTCCCGATGAGGGCACGGAAGTCCTCCGCCCGATCAAGGAGTGGGGTGAGCCGATTGCCGATGTGTTAATTCCAAAGCCGTTCGTTGTTCACCAGGCGATGTTTGACGCAGGCCAGCCTCCGGGTGGCTATTACTACTGGAAGTCCCACTACTTCAACGAACTGTCGGATGAAGCACTCGATACCATTGTGAAACGGGGCGCCGCAATCACATCGCCCATGTCGATCCTGGCAACCGTGCATCTTGGCGGAGCCGTTTCCCGGGTCGGGGAGAACAGCACAGCATATCCAAACCGGCAGGCTCCGTATGTGATGAATGTGAACGGTTCGTGGGCGGACCCGTCCACCACAGAAACAAACATCGCATGGGTGAGGGGGACCTGGGACGCACTGGCTCCGTACGCGACGGGAGCACGATTTGCCAACTTTGAGGCGGAGGATCAGGCCATGGCTATCTACGGTGAAGAGAAATATAAACGACTGGTCGAGATCAAGAACAAGTACGACCCGCAGAACCTCTTCCGCCTGAACCAGAATATCAAGCCGACGGTATAA
- the malQ gene encoding 4-alpha-glucanotransferase, producing MMKRGSGIQIPLSSLPSAFGIGDMGPGALRFADFLFQAKQRYWQILPLTLPNPAWGSSPYSGLSAFAGNIYLLSPEVMVQDGFLDETDIGSVSPVNSAKVDYAGTYPFKDGLFQRAWSRFQETRLMEREFHEFSEKNADWLDVFALFVSIRKHFGSRPWNEWPPDIANREPEALAGFSAQFGEKIEMEKFLQFLFFDQWGRVKRYFNEREIEIVGDIPIYINHDSADVWKNPELFKLDFERRPAAKAGVPPDYFSETGQLWGNPLYRWEVMRDTGYEWWVRRMRIKLESFDIVRIDHFRGLVAYWEVPAGEETAVNGRWVDGPGEDLFNTLLRHFPDLPIIAEDLGTITRDVRELLARYDFPGMRVLLFAFGDDFPHSPYLPHNHVKNCLSTTGTHDNNTVRGWFAQEATEAQKERVREYLGRDVTEESVHREFIRLAMMSVADISIVPMQDVLGLGGESRLNTPATTQGNWVWRLLPGQLDANLAEELAEITELCGRATNAD from the coding sequence GTGATGAAAAGAGGCAGCGGAATACAGATCCCCCTTTCATCCCTCCCATCGGCCTTCGGTATCGGTGACATGGGCCCCGGGGCGCTTCGGTTCGCCGATTTCCTCTTCCAGGCGAAACAGCGCTACTGGCAGATCCTTCCCCTGACTCTGCCGAATCCCGCCTGGGGAAGCTCCCCCTACAGCGGCCTCTCCGCCTTCGCGGGAAACATATACCTGCTCAGCCCGGAGGTCATGGTCCAGGACGGATTCCTCGATGAAACCGATATCGGCTCCGTCTCACCGGTAAACAGCGCAAAAGTCGACTATGCGGGCACGTATCCGTTCAAAGACGGGCTCTTTCAGAGAGCCTGGAGCCGCTTTCAGGAGACACGCCTGATGGAAAGAGAGTTTCACGAATTCTCGGAGAAAAACGCCGATTGGCTGGACGTTTTCGCTCTCTTTGTCTCCATCAGGAAGCATTTCGGCAGTCGCCCCTGGAACGAGTGGCCCCCGGACATAGCAAACCGGGAGCCGGAAGCGCTCGCGGGATTTTCTGCCCAGTTCGGCGAAAAAATTGAGATGGAGAAGTTCCTCCAGTTCCTCTTCTTCGACCAGTGGGGGCGGGTAAAGCGGTACTTCAACGAGCGGGAAATCGAGATCGTCGGAGACATCCCCATCTATATCAACCACGACAGCGCCGACGTCTGGAAAAACCCGGAGCTCTTCAAGCTCGATTTCGAGCGCCGGCCCGCCGCAAAAGCCGGGGTCCCCCCCGATTACTTCAGCGAAACGGGGCAGCTCTGGGGCAACCCCCTGTACCGGTGGGAGGTGATGAGGGATACCGGATACGAATGGTGGGTCAGGAGGATGCGCATCAAGCTGGAGAGCTTTGACATCGTCCGGATCGACCACTTCCGGGGCCTGGTGGCCTACTGGGAGGTTCCTGCGGGAGAGGAAACGGCAGTGAATGGACGCTGGGTTGACGGCCCGGGGGAGGACCTCTTCAACACGCTCCTTCGCCACTTTCCCGATCTTCCCATCATCGCCGAGGACCTGGGCACCATCACCCGGGACGTGCGGGAGCTTCTCGCGCGCTACGATTTTCCCGGCATGCGCGTTCTGCTCTTTGCCTTCGGTGACGACTTCCCCCACAGCCCCTACCTCCCCCACAACCACGTGAAAAACTGCCTGTCCACGACGGGGACCCACGACAACAACACGGTGCGGGGCTGGTTCGCGCAAGAGGCGACGGAAGCGCAGAAGGAAAGGGTGCGGGAATATCTGGGCAGGGATGTAACCGAGGAATCGGTCCACCGTGAATTCATCCGCCTCGCCATGATGTCCGTGGCGGACATTTCCATTGTCCCCATGCAGGACGTCCTGGGCCTCGGCGGGGAGTCGAGGCTCAACACGCCCGCCACGACGCAGGGGAACTGGGTGTGGCGGCTCTTGCCCGGGCAGCTCGATGCAAACCTGGCCGAGGAACTCGCTGAAATCACCGAACTCTGCGGAAGGGCCACCAATGCAGACTAG